In the Staphylococcus condimenti genome, one interval contains:
- a CDS encoding acyl-CoA thioesterase, translated as MSASLSIKDRQVYPQDTNHHHTMFGGLLMANIDEIAAICAMKHSSAPVVTASTDSVDFLLPIRTGDVISYEAMVSYAGSTSMEVCVQIILEDIMEDKKYMAALSFLTFVALDDNGKPKKVPGVYPENEIQEWFHKTAPARVKRRKERRQESKETLEFLTRTRHIQ; from the coding sequence ATGTCAGCTTCATTAAGTATCAAAGATCGTCAAGTGTATCCGCAAGATACCAATCACCACCATACAATGTTTGGTGGATTGTTGATGGCCAATATTGATGAAATTGCTGCGATTTGTGCAATGAAACATAGTAGTGCTCCTGTAGTAACAGCTTCAACTGACTCAGTAGACTTTTTATTGCCTATCAGAACAGGTGATGTCATTTCGTATGAAGCGATGGTATCATATGCAGGTTCTACTTCTATGGAAGTGTGTGTACAAATAATACTTGAAGATATTATGGAAGATAAAAAATATATGGCGGCATTGAGTTTCCTAACATTTGTTGCATTAGATGATAATGGGAAACCTAAAAAAGTGCCAGGTGTATATCCAGAAAATGAAATTCAAGAATGGTTCCATAAGACGGCGCCTGCGCGTGTTAAACGAAGAAAAGAAAGAAGACAAGAAAGTAAAGAAACATTAGAATTCTTAACACGTACAAGACATATTCAATAA
- a CDS encoding IS1182 family transposase, which produces MYKNYNMSQISLPLTTEFTFSESDTASIVNEIVGKIPETAFDSYKNHRGAPSHNPRMMLKIILYAYSNSIFSGRKIEFALKDSIRFMWLAQEQQPSYRTINRFRSDSRTNKLIKDCFVVFRTFLVENQYIDEEAVYIDGTKIEADANKYTFVWRANTERYSKANLEKSEAAYEELLQKEIIPNIKEESSKEIQSHELEAIEDCLNKKVEELTDDIESSNDTEQRKILRSERTELKKHKKVITECKEKKEKYEEQKKILGTRNSYSKTDNDATFMRMKDDHMRNGQLKPAYNIQVGTNNQFALAVGVYQNPTDTRTLENFLNRIQEVNSDIPEYIVCDAGYGSESNYGIVIDIFNRTPVMPYGMFLKEQKRKYKNNPFNSLNWNYDEKDDRYICPNNKILFFSGYRYSTDKYGYQRQFKEYKCYDCIDCPLRQECMNPKAKPDTLKTIRRNMVWEFYKQFTREKLSDPKTSSIYSKRKTDVETFFGNLKANLGFTRMSVRGIEKVETEVSIACMATNLKKLTALRADFFFKLYKKGRFSFSIVKIVLFSGF; this is translated from the coding sequence ATGTATAAAAATTATAACATGTCTCAAATCTCTCTGCCACTGACAACAGAATTTACGTTTTCCGAAAGTGATACTGCCAGCATAGTTAATGAAATCGTCGGAAAAATCCCTGAAACAGCTTTCGACAGCTATAAAAATCACAGAGGCGCCCCTTCTCACAATCCACGCATGATGCTTAAAATAATATTGTATGCTTATAGTAATTCGATATTTTCCGGACGGAAAATAGAATTTGCATTAAAAGACAGTATTAGGTTTATGTGGCTGGCACAAGAACAGCAACCTTCTTATCGAACAATCAACCGTTTTCGTTCTGACTCCAGAACAAATAAGTTAATAAAAGATTGTTTTGTAGTTTTCAGAACTTTTTTAGTCGAAAATCAATATATTGATGAAGAAGCCGTTTATATAGATGGTACTAAAATCGAAGCTGATGCTAATAAGTATACGTTTGTTTGGAGAGCGAATACTGAACGCTATAGCAAAGCCAACTTGGAAAAGTCGGAAGCTGCGTATGAAGAATTATTACAAAAGGAAATCATACCGAATATAAAAGAAGAGTCTTCAAAGGAAATACAATCTCATGAATTAGAAGCAATCGAAGATTGTTTGAATAAGAAGGTTGAAGAACTGACTGATGATATTGAATCCAGCAATGATACTGAACAAAGAAAAATATTGAGATCAGAACGCACTGAATTAAAAAAGCATAAGAAAGTAATTACAGAATGTAAAGAGAAAAAAGAAAAGTACGAGGAACAAAAGAAGATTTTAGGTACAAGAAATAGTTATTCCAAAACTGATAATGATGCCACCTTTATGCGAATGAAAGATGATCATATGAGAAACGGTCAATTAAAACCAGCATACAATATTCAAGTAGGTACAAATAATCAATTTGCTTTGGCAGTAGGTGTATATCAAAATCCGACGGATACAAGAACTTTAGAAAATTTTTTAAACAGGATTCAAGAAGTTAATAGTGACATTCCTGAGTATATAGTATGTGATGCAGGGTATGGCAGCGAAAGCAATTATGGAATAGTTATAGATATATTTAACAGAACTCCTGTAATGCCGTACGGCATGTTTTTAAAAGAACAAAAAAGAAAATATAAAAACAACCCATTCAATTCATTAAATTGGAATTACGACGAAAAAGATGACAGGTATATATGCCCGAACAATAAAATTCTATTCTTCTCTGGATACAGATACAGTACTGATAAATATGGATATCAGAGACAATTCAAAGAATATAAATGTTATGACTGCATAGATTGTCCGCTTAGACAAGAATGTATGAATCCAAAAGCCAAACCGGATACATTAAAAACAATTCGTCGAAATATGGTTTGGGAATTTTATAAGCAGTTCACTAGAGAAAAGCTTTCAGATCCGAAAACATCATCAATTTACAGCAAAAGAAAAACTGATGTTGAAACATTTTTCGGTAATTTGAAGGCTAATTTGGGTTTCACTCGAATGTCTGTAAGGGGCATTGAAAAAGTTGAAACCGAAGTTAGTATTGCTTGTATGGCAACAAACTTAAAGAAATTAACAGCTCTACGAGCTGATTTTTTCTTTAAATTATATAAAAAAGGGCGATTTTCGTTTTCAATTGTGAAAATCGTCCTTTTTTCGGGATTCTAG
- the yfkAB gene encoding radical SAM/CxCxxxxC motif protein YfkAB translates to MIDYSTHIKQPITIHNDPWEAYNDVEEFGNLQLSNIEFTTTNLCNMRCSHCAVGYTLQTQDPAPLPMELIYKRLDEIPNLRTLSITGGEPMFSKKSIRNVVKPLLKYAYNRGIYTQMNSNLTLPQDRYLDIAEYIDVMHISHNWGTTDEFAEVGFGAMEKQPPLKAKLKLYEQMIENSRTLSEQGMFVSAETMLNKSTRPYLEKIHNEVVHDMKCSRHEIHPMYPSDFASQLSVLSLGEIKDTIRHLLKIRDKDTWMLFGTLPIYPCIQDEDDKALFDALRNAENVSLRNDPDGRSRLNVNVFTGNVIVTDFGDENGTISNIKTDKLNDVYKQWLNSDLAQSLNCHCEPYHCLGPNVLVKNMYYPNTDFRENEKMMHRIFQQ, encoded by the coding sequence ATGATTGATTATTCCACTCACATCAAGCAACCCATTACCATTCATAACGACCCATGGGAAGCTTATAATGATGTTGAAGAATTTGGAAACCTTCAGCTAAGCAATATTGAATTCACAACTACTAATTTATGCAATATGCGTTGCAGCCATTGTGCTGTAGGATATACACTTCAAACTCAAGACCCTGCCCCATTACCTATGGAATTAATTTATAAACGTTTAGATGAGATTCCAAACTTACGTACACTGTCTATAACAGGCGGAGAACCTATGTTTTCCAAAAAGTCTATTCGAAATGTTGTAAAACCATTATTAAAATATGCGTATAATCGCGGTATTTATACTCAAATGAATTCCAATCTGACACTACCTCAAGATCGTTATCTTGATATTGCTGAATACATAGATGTAATGCACATCTCACATAACTGGGGTACAACAGATGAATTTGCTGAGGTTGGATTTGGAGCGATGGAAAAACAACCTCCATTAAAAGCAAAATTGAAACTCTACGAGCAAATGATAGAAAACTCAAGAACTCTATCTGAACAAGGTATGTTTGTATCTGCTGAAACAATGTTAAATAAAAGCACTCGTCCTTATTTAGAAAAAATTCATAATGAAGTCGTACATGATATGAAATGCAGTCGCCACGAAATACATCCAATGTACCCTTCAGATTTTGCAAGCCAATTAAGTGTATTAAGCTTAGGAGAAATCAAAGATACAATCCGTCATCTGCTTAAAATACGTGATAAAGATACTTGGATGCTGTTTGGTACTTTACCAATCTATCCATGTATTCAAGATGAAGATGATAAAGCGCTATTTGATGCATTGAGAAATGCTGAAAATGTTTCATTAAGAAATGATCCTGATGGACGCAGTCGTTTAAATGTCAATGTATTTACTGGAAATGTGATTGTTACGGACTTTGGTGATGAAAATGGAACTATTTCTAATATCAAAACAGATAAATTAAATGATGTCTATAAACAATGGTTAAATTCAGATTTAGCACAAAGTTTAAATTGTCATTGTGAACCTTATCATTGTTTAGGTCCGAATGTTTTAGTTAAAAATATGTATTATCCAAATACTGATTTTCGAGAAAATGAAAAAATGATGCATCGAATTTTTCAACAATAA
- a CDS encoding SE1561 family protein: MSEKELISHIQTRLSEFVDEINHVDPDKVSVEDVDEWIGLLDQLEEKVKTVQHEK; this comes from the coding sequence ATGAGCGAAAAAGAATTAATTTCACATATCCAAACAAGACTGTCTGAATTTGTAGATGAAATCAATCACGTTGATCCTGATAAAGTCAGTGTTGAAGACGTCGATGAATGGATTGGGTTACTTGATCAGTTAGAAGAAAAAGTGAAAACTGTTCAACACGAAAAATAA
- a CDS encoding type 1 glutamine amidotransferase domain-containing protein produces MTKPVAIILANDFEDIELTSPKEAIEEAGYKTVIIGHEAGEEVVGKHGTKAKVGVGIGSAEPSEYSALLIPGGFSPDHLRGDVDGRYGTFAKAFMKDNKPVFAICHGPQVLIDTDDLKDRTLTAVLNVRKDLSNAGAHVKDESVVVDGNLVTSRTPDDLNDFNHAIVESLNKENK; encoded by the coding sequence ATGACTAAACCAGTAGCAATTATTTTAGCAAATGATTTTGAAGATATTGAATTAACTAGCCCTAAAGAGGCAATTGAAGAAGCAGGTTATAAAACTGTTATTATCGGCCATGAAGCAGGTGAAGAAGTTGTAGGTAAACATGGTACGAAAGCTAAAGTTGGTGTAGGTATCGGCTCTGCAGAACCTTCTGAATACTCAGCTTTACTCATTCCTGGCGGATTTTCACCAGACCACTTGCGCGGCGATGTAGATGGACGTTATGGTACATTCGCAAAAGCGTTTATGAAAGACAACAAACCAGTCTTTGCAATCTGCCACGGACCGCAAGTATTAATTGATACTGACGATTTAAAAGATCGCACATTAACTGCAGTTTTAAATGTACGTAAAGACTTATCAAATGCAGGTGCACATGTAAAAGATGAATCAGTAGTTGTAGATGGAAATCTTGTAACAAGTCGTACACCTGACGATTTAAATGATTTCAATCATGCTATTGTTGAATCATTAAATAAAGAAAACAAATAA
- the sgtB gene encoding monofunctional peptidoglycan glycosyltransferase SgtB encodes MKRSERLSRESKNARTNTQNAPHYNTYYQPVGAPPKKQKGKGLFFKIVIGLIIIAAIFFGAMYALSSKANVDDLKTIKDKSTYVPVSDMPDYTKGAFISMEDERFYDHGAFDVKGIFRALFTTISDHNVQGGSTISQQVVKNYYYDNEQSFTRKVKEIMVASRMEREYSKDEILSFYINNIYYGDNQYTIEGAANHYFGTTTVKNSQNMPTITVLQSAILASKINAPSVYDVNDMSQNYVNRVKINLEKMKQQGYINEEQYKTALAQLGV; translated from the coding sequence ATGAAAAGAAGCGAAAGACTATCTAGAGAGTCAAAAAATGCTAGAACGAACACACAAAATGCACCACACTATAATACGTATTATCAACCTGTTGGTGCGCCACCGAAAAAGCAAAAAGGCAAAGGATTATTTTTTAAAATAGTAATAGGTCTTATTATTATTGCCGCTATATTTTTCGGAGCAATGTATGCATTGTCATCAAAAGCGAATGTTGATGATTTAAAAACAATTAAAGATAAATCAACGTATGTACCTGTATCAGATATGCCTGATTATACAAAGGGTGCTTTTATATCGATGGAAGACGAGCGTTTTTATGATCATGGCGCATTTGATGTGAAAGGAATATTCAGAGCCTTGTTCACAACAATCAGCGATCATAATGTTCAAGGCGGAAGTACAATAAGTCAACAAGTAGTGAAAAATTATTATTATGATAATGAACAAAGTTTTACTCGTAAGGTAAAAGAAATTATGGTAGCAAGTCGTATGGAACGTGAGTATTCAAAAGATGAAATTTTAAGTTTTTATATCAATAATATATATTACGGTGATAACCAATATACAATTGAAGGTGCTGCGAACCATTACTTTGGAACAACAACTGTTAAAAACAGTCAGAATATGCCAACCATTACAGTATTGCAGAGTGCTATTTTAGCAAGTAAAATCAATGCGCCAAGTGTGTATGATGTAAATGATATGTCGCAAAATTATGTGAATCGTGTAAAGATAAATTTAGAAAAAATGAAACAACAAGGATATATTAACGAAGAACAATATAAAACAGCGCTTGCACAGTTAGGTGTTTAA
- the recX gene encoding recombination regulator RecX: MPKVTKIEVQKKNKERFNLYLDESFEMGIDMDTLVHFNLKKGDVLTAANMEEIQKYEHFRFGLHLAIQYLSYRKRTEQEVIQHLQKHEISESAIAEVINYCNREGYIDHDDYAESLKNTMIRTTDKGPEIFRQKLIKAGIEKPLVENYTAKYEEEQPLEDIEVLADKLLHQKKGPKKKRIDKVKQSLLQKGYSFEVINEAMQNLDFEPDSEEIELLLQRELEKVYHKYERKYEGRQLEMKTIEALLRKGYEYDTIKDKMRESGIGDE; encoded by the coding sequence ATGCCGAAAGTTACTAAAATTGAAGTTCAAAAAAAGAATAAAGAACGATTTAATTTGTATTTAGATGAAAGTTTTGAAATGGGTATTGATATGGATACTTTAGTACACTTCAATCTGAAAAAAGGGGACGTCCTTACTGCAGCGAATATGGAAGAAATTCAAAAATATGAACATTTTCGTTTCGGCTTGCATCTAGCAATACAATATCTTTCTTATCGAAAACGTACTGAACAAGAAGTGATTCAGCATCTTCAAAAACATGAAATCAGCGAATCAGCTATTGCAGAAGTGATTAATTATTGCAACAGAGAAGGGTATATCGATCATGATGATTATGCTGAAAGTTTAAAAAATACCATGATTCGTACAACAGATAAAGGTCCTGAAATATTCCGTCAAAAACTGATTAAAGCTGGTATCGAGAAACCATTGGTTGAAAACTATACCGCTAAATATGAAGAAGAGCAGCCGCTTGAAGATATAGAAGTACTGGCTGATAAATTACTGCATCAGAAAAAAGGACCTAAAAAGAAAAGAATTGATAAAGTTAAGCAATCTTTACTTCAAAAAGGTTATTCTTTTGAAGTAATAAATGAAGCGATGCAAAATCTTGATTTTGAACCTGACAGCGAAGAAATTGAATTGCTTTTACAAAGAGAATTAGAAAAGGTTTATCATAAATATGAACGCAAATATGAGGGTAGACAATTAGAGATGAAAACTATTGAAGCTTTGCTTCGAAAAGGTTATGAGTATGATACAATTAAAGATAAAATGAGAGAAAGCGGGATAGGCGATGAGTGA
- a CDS encoding YfhH family protein produces the protein MSEKSLSKMTKNEILDEIQKYKEKMRKAEMNGILNEYDVYRTKVIIAESYLVDQSKIEFGKIYELNDGTKRYMRVDRMKGIFAWGKILHSSQKEEGLPVALLKL, from the coding sequence ATGAGTGAAAAAAGTTTAAGCAAAATGACTAAAAATGAAATTTTGGATGAAATTCAAAAATATAAAGAAAAAATGCGAAAAGCAGAAATGAATGGTATCTTAAATGAATATGATGTTTATCGTACTAAAGTTATTATTGCTGAAAGTTACCTTGTAGATCAAAGTAAAATCGAATTTGGAAAAATATATGAATTAAACGATGGTACCAAGCGATATATGCGAGTTGATCGTATGAAGGGTATTTTTGCGTGGGGAAAAATATTACATAGCAGTCAAAAGGAAGAAGGCCTCCCAGTCGCATTATTAAAACTATAG
- a CDS encoding ATP-binding cassette domain-containing protein, with translation MASSIVLKLLNITHYYRRKNRKKWYLPYGYDAEDIELNNVSLYIYQGESLGIIGEPGASKTLIGRILAGEVNPDKGRMNRTGSLFFGDLEDKHLHEETVEAYVQNAVELFTYKGSDHKTEQIIRYAGLNDLKNKAVYQLTERQYAQLILSLARTSKAEIIVFNHVLHYLDETFLERAVELADDYIDDELTIITIDDDLNVIRKVSNYAVWISHGQMRMEGPLSRVLPTFTEHENDRKSLETDEEKKNFDVDWKKKRTRIPEMTYNFRRIERYKHAKPTPFLARVIGWSIALALGFIITAALLFTNQGIVQFAQNTEQTKLQSNSKQAFEDKLSYGIVTEKQLNAKAEKGNNTLKIPHYALVTITGENDNKYRIDVDGQDYDTNKGNIRYFNPAGLYESHGKAALEDYMKSNYINYIDFYNSHLGQSKEKVEKSLVPEKDNRFVVPITQQPVSMLFNDSKHLSGFVYPMVNKDKFKDKFNVKSDIWICKSGKGYYIADMKNNKWIYIEL, from the coding sequence ATGGCGAGTTCAATTGTATTAAAATTACTGAATATTACACATTACTATCGCAGAAAAAACCGAAAAAAATGGTATCTGCCTTACGGTTATGATGCTGAAGACATTGAATTGAATAATGTTTCATTATATATATACCAAGGGGAATCTTTAGGCATTATAGGTGAGCCGGGCGCTTCAAAAACTTTAATAGGCAGAATATTAGCAGGCGAAGTAAATCCTGATAAAGGACGCATGAACCGAACAGGCAGTTTGTTTTTTGGCGATTTGGAGGATAAGCATTTACATGAAGAAACAGTAGAAGCTTATGTACAAAATGCGGTAGAACTATTTACATACAAAGGTTCAGATCATAAGACAGAACAAATCATTCGTTATGCAGGGTTGAATGATTTAAAAAACAAGGCTGTGTATCAATTAACTGAACGACAATATGCACAATTGATACTGAGCTTGGCGCGTACTTCAAAAGCTGAAATTATAGTTTTCAATCATGTGCTTCATTATTTAGATGAAACATTTTTAGAGCGCGCGGTTGAGTTGGCAGATGATTACATTGATGATGAATTAACAATAATAACAATCGACGATGACTTAAACGTTATTCGAAAAGTCAGTAACTATGCTGTTTGGATTTCTCATGGTCAAATGCGTATGGAAGGTCCTTTAAGCAGAGTGCTTCCAACTTTTACAGAACATGAAAATGACCGAAAATCACTGGAAACAGATGAAGAAAAGAAAAATTTCGATGTTGACTGGAAGAAAAAAAGAACAAGAATTCCTGAAATGACATACAATTTCAGACGAATAGAACGATATAAACACGCAAAACCTACACCTTTTTTAGCTAGAGTCATTGGTTGGAGTATTGCTTTAGCCTTAGGATTTATTATCACTGCAGCACTTCTTTTCACCAATCAAGGGATTGTGCAATTTGCGCAAAATACAGAGCAAACAAAATTACAATCCAATTCTAAACAGGCCTTCGAGGATAAATTATCTTATGGTATTGTGACCGAAAAACAATTGAATGCTAAAGCTGAAAAAGGGAACAATACATTAAAAATTCCTCATTATGCTTTGGTAACGATTACTGGGGAAAATGACAATAAATATCGTATAGATGTTGATGGACAAGATTATGATACGAATAAAGGGAATATTCGATACTTTAATCCAGCTGGTTTATATGAATCACATGGTAAAGCTGCTTTAGAAGATTATATGAAATCAAATTATATTAACTACATTGATTTTTATAATAGTCATCTTGGACAATCCAAAGAAAAAGTAGAAAAATCATTGGTACCAGAAAAAGATAATCGATTTGTTGTGCCGATTACACAGCAACCAGTCAGTATGTTATTTAACGATTCAAAACACCTTAGCGGTTTTGTCTATCCAATGGTTAATAAGGATAAGTTTAAGGATAAATTTAATGTTAAAAGTGATATTTGGATTTGCAAATCAGGAAAAGGTTACTATATTGCAGATATGAAAAATAACAAATGGATATATATAGAATTGTAG
- a CDS encoding metal-dependent hydrolase, producing MDTGTHIVMGIGLTALAMHDPSMSGHFGVAATTLIASSLIPDSDTVLKLKNNAAYISNHRGITHSIPFTLLWPILITLLVFTFSKGVNPMHIWLWAQLGVFLHVFVDIFNSYGTQALRPFSNKWIQLSVINTFDPYIFILWCLGIVLWAFGLNAYAVFFPIFIILFFYYVVRFIFRSAIKKQVLRMVSSQDKAHLVKVFVAPTIKFMEWRVAVQTATHDYVGKSYGRNIVFADKVKRQEFPDEALMTSLRKDPNIKAFLNFSSIYRWDARQLSDNIYEVRFIDLRYLKNDHYSFVAIAHLDKDMNIKHSYTGWVFSEQKLIKKLYAH from the coding sequence ATGGATACAGGAACACATATAGTGATGGGTATTGGTCTTACTGCATTAGCGATGCATGACCCATCTATGTCGGGTCATTTTGGTGTTGCTGCAACTACACTAATTGCCAGTTCACTAATCCCTGACAGCGATACCGTTTTAAAACTTAAAAATAATGCTGCCTATATATCTAATCACAGAGGGATAACACATTCAATCCCTTTCACACTTTTATGGCCGATTTTAATTACTTTATTAGTATTTACTTTTTCAAAAGGCGTAAATCCGATGCATATTTGGCTTTGGGCCCAACTCGGAGTATTCCTCCATGTCTTTGTTGATATATTTAATTCATACGGTACTCAAGCATTACGTCCTTTTTCGAATAAATGGATACAATTAAGTGTGATTAATACGTTCGATCCTTATATTTTTATATTATGGTGCTTAGGAATTGTACTATGGGCATTTGGATTAAACGCTTATGCAGTATTTTTTCCAATATTTATTATTCTTTTCTTTTACTATGTTGTTCGTTTTATTTTCCGATCTGCTATTAAAAAACAAGTGCTTCGCATGGTAAGCAGCCAGGATAAAGCCCACTTAGTAAAAGTTTTCGTAGCTCCTACTATAAAATTTATGGAATGGCGTGTAGCTGTTCAAACAGCAACACATGATTATGTAGGAAAAAGTTATGGTCGAAATATCGTATTTGCGGATAAAGTAAAACGCCAAGAATTTCCTGATGAAGCATTAATGACCTCATTACGAAAAGATCCAAATATTAAAGCCTTTTTAAATTTCTCATCTATTTATCGATGGGATGCTAGACAATTAAGCGATAATATCTATGAGGTGCGCTTTATTGATTTAAGATATTTAAAAAATGACCATTATTCTTTTGTTGCAATTGCTCATTTAGATAAGGATATGAATATTAAACATTCTTATACAGGCTGGGTGTTCAGCGAACAAAAACTGATAAAAAAATTATATGCACATTAA
- the mutY gene encoding A/G-specific adenine glycosylase, translated as MLQPDTFKDDILNWFKINQREMPWRETTNPYYIWISEVMLQQTQVKTVIDYYHRFTERFPTIEDLSMAEQDEVLKYWEGLGYYSRARNFHTAIQEVAESYHGKVPDNPEVFEKLKGVGPYTKAAVMSIAFDLPLPTVDGNVFRVWSRLNNDFSDTAKQSTRKAFENELMPYVETEAGQFNQAMMELGALICTPKSPLCLLCPVQSHCEAFQEGTVEKLPVKIKKVKKKTVHQDCFIIQNEKGEYLIEQRQAKLLNGMWEFPMYEQEESEQKLNALLDENIEVPDKPIFQLKHQFTHLTWNIKVYEIKEEISSDHFTLNSQFRWLKLSERNQFNFPASMHKILDYLEKENNKD; from the coding sequence ATGCTACAGCCTGATACTTTCAAAGATGATATTTTAAATTGGTTCAAAATAAATCAACGAGAAATGCCATGGCGAGAAACAACCAATCCGTATTACATATGGATAAGTGAAGTAATGCTTCAACAAACACAAGTGAAAACAGTCATTGATTATTACCATCGATTTACAGAAAGGTTTCCTACTATAGAAGATTTGAGTATGGCAGAACAAGATGAAGTGCTGAAATATTGGGAAGGGCTCGGTTATTATAGCAGAGCTCGCAATTTTCATACTGCAATTCAAGAAGTAGCTGAATCTTATCACGGAAAAGTACCCGACAACCCTGAGGTTTTTGAGAAGCTTAAAGGAGTGGGGCCTTATACTAAAGCAGCAGTAATGAGTATAGCATTTGATTTGCCATTGCCTACCGTGGATGGAAATGTTTTTCGTGTATGGTCTCGATTGAATAATGATTTCAGTGATACAGCAAAACAATCTACAAGAAAAGCTTTCGAAAATGAATTGATGCCTTATGTTGAAACTGAAGCGGGCCAATTCAATCAAGCAATGATGGAATTAGGGGCATTGATATGCACACCGAAATCACCGCTTTGTTTGTTATGTCCGGTACAATCTCATTGTGAAGCATTTCAAGAAGGTACTGTAGAAAAATTGCCTGTTAAAATCAAAAAAGTTAAAAAGAAAACTGTACACCAAGATTGTTTTATAATCCAAAATGAAAAAGGGGAATACTTGATAGAACAAAGACAAGCAAAACTGTTGAATGGTATGTGGGAGTTTCCGATGTATGAACAGGAAGAAAGTGAACAAAAATTGAATGCTTTGCTGGATGAAAACATAGAAGTTCCAGATAAACCAATTTTTCAACTAAAACATCAATTCACACATTTAACATGGAATATAAAAGTCTACGAAATTAAAGAAGAAATTTCTTCAGATCATTTCACTTTAAACTCTCAATTCCGTTGGTTGAAATTATCTGAAAGAAATCAGTTTAATTTCCCGGCTTCCATGCATAAGATATTAGATTATCTTGAAAAGGAAAATAACAAAGACTGA
- a CDS encoding DUF402 domain-containing protein, producing MVKETIPKEGENIKIQSYKHDGNIHRVWSETTILKGTDHVVIGGNDHTLVTESDGRTWITREPAIVYFHSEYWFNVICMFREDGVYYYCNLSSPFVCDEEALKYIDYDLDIKVYPNGKYHLLDEDEYQQHMQQMNYPKDIDVILRRNVDILQQWIEQKKGPFAPDFIKVWRERYKKLRQKS from the coding sequence GTGGTAAAAGAAACCATACCGAAAGAAGGAGAAAACATCAAAATTCAGAGTTACAAGCACGATGGCAACATTCACCGCGTGTGGTCAGAAACAACTATTTTAAAAGGTACAGATCATGTTGTAATTGGTGGAAATGATCATACGCTTGTAACTGAAAGTGATGGACGGACATGGATAACACGTGAGCCTGCGATTGTATATTTTCATTCTGAATATTGGTTTAACGTGATTTGTATGTTTAGAGAAGACGGTGTTTATTATTACTGTAATCTTTCTTCTCCTTTTGTATGTGATGAAGAGGCACTTAAGTATATTGATTATGATTTAGATATCAAAGTTTATCCAAATGGAAAATATCATCTATTAGATGAAGATGAATATCAACAGCATATGCAGCAGATGAATTATCCAAAGGATATTGATGTCATTTTACGTCGAAACGTGGATATACTGCAACAGTGGATTGAACAGAAAAAAGGACCGTTTGCTCCAGACTTTATAAAGGTTTGGAGAGAACGCTATAAAAAACTGCGTCAGAAATCATAA